A genomic region of uncultured Paludibaculum sp. contains the following coding sequences:
- a CDS encoding efflux RND transporter periplasmic adaptor subunit: MAGNGKKSSKRRWIWAFVIVLVLAGAGVGVRAALKPDNKIDPSKIANVDRGNIARSVVATGKIEPRSTVEVKSKASGIVKKLYVDYGENVRQGQVLAELDKELLEAQVRESKANLQAAQAAEEAALASLERNKVEAEGPDVPFTKAGMDRARQLNREGLIAKNVVEDAEKLYQMALNKQSSAFRTLAVSRAEIARAKAQVAQATAVLERASEDLRNSTITSPIDGLVLSRNVEVGNAVSSIVVLGSQATLLFTLGDVSDVFVRGKVDQADIGKVYMNQPARIVVESFRDKKFDGKVYKIAPLGVEKENVTTFEVQVSIHNPGNQLKAAMSANAEIILEEKPNVLLVPEAAVLYDKDRNASVEVPDVTAEKGRKKMPVKLGISNGVKTELISGLTQGQKVILQ; the protein is encoded by the coding sequence ATGGCAGGCAATGGGAAGAAGTCGTCGAAGCGCCGCTGGATCTGGGCGTTTGTCATCGTATTGGTTCTGGCCGGAGCGGGCGTGGGTGTCCGGGCGGCCTTGAAGCCGGACAACAAGATCGACCCATCCAAGATCGCCAATGTCGATCGCGGCAACATTGCCCGCAGTGTGGTGGCCACCGGCAAGATCGAGCCTCGCTCCACGGTGGAGGTGAAGTCGAAGGCCAGCGGCATCGTCAAGAAACTCTACGTCGATTACGGTGAGAATGTGCGTCAGGGGCAGGTTTTAGCCGAGCTGGACAAAGAGCTGCTGGAAGCGCAGGTGCGGGAGTCCAAGGCCAATCTGCAGGCCGCGCAGGCTGCCGAGGAGGCGGCGCTGGCCTCATTGGAGCGGAACAAGGTTGAGGCCGAAGGCCCGGATGTACCGTTCACGAAGGCGGGCATGGATCGCGCCCGTCAGTTGAACCGGGAAGGGCTGATCGCCAAGAACGTAGTGGAAGACGCCGAGAAGCTCTATCAGATGGCCTTGAACAAGCAGAGTTCCGCATTCCGGACACTGGCTGTGAGCCGTGCGGAAATCGCCAGAGCCAAGGCCCAGGTGGCCCAGGCCACCGCCGTGCTGGAGCGAGCCAGTGAAGATCTGCGTAATTCCACCATCACCAGCCCCATTGACGGATTGGTGCTGTCGCGCAATGTGGAAGTAGGCAACGCCGTCAGTTCGATTGTCGTGTTGGGTTCGCAGGCCACGCTGTTGTTCACCTTGGGTGACGTCAGCGACGTCTTCGTGCGCGGCAAGGTGGACCAGGCGGACATCGGCAAGGTCTACATGAACCAGCCGGCACGCATTGTCGTGGAGAGCTTCCGTGACAAGAAGTTCGACGGCAAGGTCTACAAGATCGCGCCGCTGGGCGTGGAGAAGGAAAACGTCACGACTTTCGAGGTGCAGGTCTCCATCCACAATCCCGGCAACCAGTTGAAGGCGGCGATGAGCGCCAACGCCGAGATCATTCTGGAAGAGAAACCCAACGTCCTGCTGGTTCCCGAAGCGGCTGTGCTGTACGACAAGGACCGCAACGCGTCAGTGGAAGTGCCCGACGTCACGGCCGAAAAGGGACGTAAGAAGATGCCGGTCAAACTGGGCATCTCCAACGGTGTGAAGACCGAGCTGATCTCCGGCCTGACACAAGGCCAGAAAGTCATCCTGCAGTAG
- a CDS encoding heparan-alpha-glucosaminide N-acetyltransferase domain-containing protein, producing MSTAPTITPVGNTRLTALDTLRGLIMVLMALDHASFFIARVHPFEYWNMGPPHYADTGWFLTRWITHLCAPGFFFLMGTGLVYFRASRLDAGWTEARITRQLMGRGALLVVVSYLFEMAVWLMPDRFSSSGLSMNPMTGGHVPILVLTVLVTLGLTMALCAPLLRLSRRSWLAMAFIAIMAPNFLVPTLRGHDEAAGALMHAFVVPGFSGPVASMYPILPWFGICALGVGFAQLLRNDSQRAMRAMLPMGLAYLVGFVGIRYGGGFGNLMRPEGGGLQSFLTVIKYPPSLAFCLLTLGINLSLLSLIHRAGAWLDPLRRLLSVYGQAPLFFYLAHLWLFCAIRLAVFRESAPDRWVLYAVWTAGLVVLYPACAWFRRLKTARPPESFLRLF from the coding sequence ATGAGTACCGCGCCAACCATCACTCCAGTCGGCAACACGCGATTGACGGCGCTGGACACGTTGCGTGGTCTGATCATGGTCCTGATGGCTCTGGATCATGCCAGCTTCTTCATTGCCCGCGTCCATCCCTTTGAATACTGGAACATGGGTCCACCGCACTACGCGGACACAGGCTGGTTTCTCACCCGCTGGATCACTCACCTTTGCGCACCCGGCTTCTTCTTCCTGATGGGCACCGGCCTCGTCTACTTTCGTGCCTCCAGGCTCGATGCCGGCTGGACGGAGGCTCGCATCACCCGCCAACTGATGGGACGCGGAGCCCTGCTGGTCGTCGTCAGCTACCTCTTCGAGATGGCGGTTTGGCTGATGCCCGACCGCTTTAGTTCCTCCGGCCTCTCCATGAACCCCATGACCGGAGGGCACGTGCCGATTCTGGTGCTCACCGTGTTGGTAACGCTGGGCTTAACGATGGCGCTGTGCGCGCCTCTGCTGCGGCTAAGCCGCCGGTCGTGGCTCGCCATGGCTTTTATCGCGATCATGGCGCCCAACTTCCTCGTGCCCACGCTGCGCGGCCACGACGAAGCAGCCGGGGCCCTCATGCACGCGTTCGTTGTTCCGGGCTTCAGCGGACCGGTCGCCTCGATGTACCCCATCCTTCCGTGGTTCGGGATCTGCGCCCTCGGCGTGGGCTTCGCGCAGTTGCTTAGAAACGACTCTCAGCGCGCCATGCGTGCCATGTTGCCCATGGGGTTGGCCTACCTGGTCGGCTTCGTCGGCATCCGCTACGGCGGGGGCTTCGGGAATCTGATGCGACCCGAAGGCGGTGGCCTCCAATCGTTCCTCACGGTCATCAAGTATCCGCCCAGCCTGGCATTCTGCCTGCTGACGCTGGGTATCAACCTCTCTCTGCTCTCGTTGATCCACCGTGCTGGGGCCTGGCTCGATCCCTTGCGCCGCCTGCTCTCGGTCTACGGCCAGGCGCCGCTATTCTTCTATCTGGCGCACCTCTGGCTCTTCTGTGCGATCCGTCTGGCGGTCTTCCGGGAGTCGGCGCCCGATCGTTGGGTCCTCTATGCGGTCTGGACCGCCGGTCTCGTCGTTCTCTACCCCGCCTGCGCATGGTTCCGGCGGCTGAAGACAGCCCGTCCGCCAGAGTCGTTTCTGCGCCTGTTCTGA
- a CDS encoding GNAT family N-acetyltransferase: MDLRAAVSSADFALARELFREYVQTPDVAVCVVGFEEELARLETFYELVLLAFDSETPVGCGAMRPLPDGTAEMKRLYVRPSARGLKAGRALTEGLIEAARARGYPALRLDTLPSMMAAQSLYKSLGFVEIPTYSAGNPPTATCYELRLEGR, from the coding sequence ATGGACCTTCGAGCTGCCGTCTCATCCGCGGACTTTGCCTTGGCCCGCGAGCTGTTCCGGGAATACGTCCAGACGCCGGACGTCGCGGTCTGTGTCGTGGGTTTTGAGGAGGAGTTGGCGCGCCTGGAGACCTTCTATGAGCTCGTGCTCCTGGCTTTCGACTCAGAGACGCCGGTGGGCTGTGGGGCGATGCGGCCGCTGCCGGACGGTACGGCGGAAATGAAGCGGCTGTATGTACGGCCGTCCGCCAGGGGCTTGAAGGCGGGCCGCGCGCTGACCGAGGGATTGATTGAGGCAGCCCGTGCGAGAGGGTATCCGGCACTGAGGCTGGATACGCTGCCTTCGATGATGGCCGCGCAATCGCTGTATAAGTCGCTGGGGTTTGTGGAGATTCCGACCTACTCTGCGGGGAACCCACCCACTGCCACCTGTTACGAACTGCGCCTTGAGGGTAGGTAA
- a CDS encoding GNAT family N-acetyltransferase encodes MLEVRRANAAEAPVLLDLIRALADYEKLDPPTPEAQGRLVRDIFGDKPRLDAFLAFVDGQPAGYALVLETYSSFLALPTLYLEDIFVKPDFRGKGAGAGLFREMVAEADRRGCGRMEWVVLDWNRLAQDFYAKFGAKHLNDWMTMRLVQDDFARILKAD; translated from the coding sequence ATGTTGGAAGTTCGCCGCGCAAACGCTGCCGAGGCTCCTGTTCTGCTCGATCTCATTCGGGCGCTGGCCGATTACGAGAAGCTCGACCCGCCCACACCCGAGGCGCAGGGTCGCCTGGTGCGGGACATCTTCGGCGACAAGCCCCGGCTGGACGCTTTTCTGGCCTTTGTGGACGGACAACCCGCCGGCTATGCCCTGGTGCTCGAGACCTATTCCAGCTTCCTGGCGCTGCCCACTCTGTATCTGGAGGACATCTTCGTCAAACCGGACTTTCGGGGGAAGGGCGCCGGAGCCGGCTTGTTTCGAGAGATGGTGGCGGAGGCCGATCGCCGGGGCTGCGGTCGGATGGAGTGGGTGGTTCTCGACTGGAACCGTCTGGCCCAGGACTTCTACGCCAAGTTCGGCGCCAAACACCTGAACGACTGGATGACCATGCGGCTGGTCCAGGATGATTTTGCACGGATCCTGAAAGCGGATTGA